A window from Candidatus Paceibacterota bacterium encodes these proteins:
- a CDS encoding DUF4065 domain-containing protein, translated as MEIEKTDKCEKNKALLTAYYFIKKDKKEKKGIDSLKLQKLLYYAQAWNLVFNKKKLFEDKIEAWIRGPVVPNVWSSLKSVDLNDLDLSEKELNCFSNEEKKILDEVWRVYGKYDGEYLELLTHNEFPWQNARKGLSEGQHSNNVISPDEMRKYYSKKLHEDEMAK; from the coding sequence ATGGAAATTGAAAAAACTGATAAATGTGAGAAAAATAAAGCACTTTTGACTGCTTATTATTTTATTAAAAAAGATAAAAAAGAAAAAAAGGGCATTGATAGTTTGAAACTACAGAAGTTGTTATATTACGCACAAGCCTGGAACCTCGTTTTTAATAAGAAAAAATTGTTTGAGGATAAAATCGAAGCGTGGATACGAGGTCCTGTAGTTCCTAATGTTTGGAGCTCGTTAAAGAGTGTTGATTTGAACGATTTAGACCTATCAGAGAAGGAATTAAATTGCTTTAGCAATGAAGAGAAAAAGATTCTAGATGAAGTTTGGCGTGTTTATGGCAAATATGACGGGGAATACCTAGAGTTGCTTACCCATAATGAATTTCCCTGGCAAAATGCAAGGAAGGGTTTATCTGAGGGTCAGCATTCTAATAATGTGATATCTCCCGATGAAATGAGAAAATATTATAGCAAGAAGTTGCATGAAGATGAAATGGCAAAATAG
- a CDS encoding helix-turn-helix domain-containing protein → MSKSKERIKAIDLRKKGKSIKEIAKDLKVSKSSVSIWCRNVKLTEKQINELHQKMIVGGYKGRIKGAKIQQQRKLTKIEEFKKEGIKEIGKLSKRDLLIAGLSLYLGEGLKKSNVVKISNSNPDIIKFAIDFFKKVWGIKNNRFTLYIGINKIHQNRTNEVEEYWSRITGIPLSQFTKTTLIKSKNKKIYKNFKEHYGTLTIKVRRSADLYYKIQGLIDAILIAGE, encoded by the coding sequence ATGTCAAAATCTAAAGAGAGAATTAAGGCGATTGATCTTAGAAAAAAAGGAAAGAGCATTAAGGAAATAGCAAAAGATTTGAAAGTTTCAAAAAGCTCAGTCAGTATTTGGTGCAGAAACGTAAAATTAACAGAAAAACAAATTAATGAATTACATCAAAAAATGATTGTAGGAGGTTATAAAGGAAGAATAAAAGGAGCAAAAATACAGCAACAAAGAAAACTGACAAAAATAGAGGAATTTAAAAAAGAAGGAATCAAAGAAATAGGTAAGCTTTCAAAAAGAGATTTATTAATAGCTGGGCTTTCGTTATATTTAGGGGAAGGATTAAAAAAGAGTAATGTTGTTAAAATTTCAAATTCAAACCCAGATATAATAAAGTTTGCAATTGATTTTTTTAAAAAAGTATGGGGAATAAAAAACAATAGATTTACTCTTTATATAGGCATAAACAAAATTCATCAAAATAGGACTAATGAGGTTGAAGAATATTGGTCCAGAATTACGGGCATTCCATTAAGTCAGTTTACAAAAACGACCTTAATAAAATCTAAAAATAAAAAAATTTATAAAAATTTTAAAGAACACTACGGAACACTTACTATCAAAGTTCGTAGAAGCGCAGATTTATATTATAAAATTCAGGGATTAATAGATGCGATATTAATCGCCGGGGAGTAG
- a CDS encoding RtcB family protein, giving the protein MINKDNFVKINDYLWEIPKSFRKEMKVPARIYASEKILENALCDRSISQLINTTTLPGIVKYSFAMPDIHEGYDFPIGGVAATEYPNGAISPGGIGFDQNCGMRILLSEHTEEDINPYLENLAKEIQKNVPSGLGKGQETKLSIEKIDRILKYGAKEIVEENYGKKEDLDNCESNGTLKEADPGAVSEHAKDRAKDQIGTLGSGNHFIEAQRVDKIFDKEIAKIFGLFKGQVVFMIHTGSRGLGHQIATDYINLMKKSILKYKINLPDRELASVPFSSPEGQRFFSAMSCGANYAWANRQMISYYIRKSARKILGEKIKLKLLYDVAHNIAKIEEHEIENETKKLIVHRKGATRAFPLKHPEIPEKYKNVGQPVLIPGSMGTASYILAGSDKGKESFYSTSHGSGRTMSRGAAIRTFSTKKILEEMTNKGIFVRFSSPRGLVEEAPGAYKNIDNVINIV; this is encoded by the coding sequence ATGATAAATAAAGATAATTTTGTCAAAATAAATGACTACTTGTGGGAAATCCCCAAGAGCTTTCGTAAAGAAATGAAAGTTCCTGCGAGAATTTATGCTTCAGAAAAGATACTTGAAAATGCGCTTTGCGATAGGTCTATTTCTCAACTTATAAACACAACAACTCTTCCAGGTATAGTAAAATATTCATTTGCAATGCCAGATATCCATGAAGGATATGATTTTCCAATTGGAGGTGTTGCAGCGACAGAATATCCAAATGGCGCTATATCTCCAGGAGGTATTGGTTTTGATCAAAATTGCGGAATGAGAATACTTTTGTCTGAGCATACAGAAGAAGATATAAATCCTTATCTTGAAAACTTAGCAAAAGAAATTCAAAAAAACGTACCCTCTGGACTTGGAAAAGGGCAAGAAACAAAACTATCTATAGAAAAAATTGATAGAATTTTAAAATACGGAGCAAAAGAAATAGTTGAAGAAAATTACGGAAAGAAAGAAGATCTTGATAACTGTGAGTCTAATGGGACACTAAAAGAAGCTGATCCTGGCGCGGTTTCAGAACACGCAAAAGATCGTGCAAAGGACCAAATAGGAACTTTAGGATCTGGCAACCATTTTATTGAGGCTCAAAGAGTTGATAAAATTTTTGATAAAGAAATTGCTAAAATATTTGGTTTATTCAAAGGACAAGTAGTTTTTATGATACACACCGGCTCGCGCGGATTGGGTCATCAAATTGCAACTGATTATATTAATTTAATGAAAAAATCAATATTAAAATACAAAATAAATTTACCGGACAGAGAATTAGCTTCTGTTCCTTTCTCTTCTCCTGAGGGTCAAAGATTTTTCTCTGCAATGTCTTGTGGTGCAAATTATGCGTGGGCAAATAGACAAATGATTTCATATTATATAAGAAAGTCAGCTAGAAAAATTCTGGGAGAAAAAATAAAATTAAAATTACTTTACGACGTTGCGCATAATATCGCAAAAATTGAAGAACACGAGATAGAAAATGAAACGAAAAAACTAATAGTGCATCGAAAAGGAGCAACAAGAGCATTTCCTCTAAAGCATCCCGAAATTCCTGAAAAATATAAAAATGTGGGACAGCCAGTTTTGATACCAGGATCAATGGGTACGGCTTCTTATATTTTAGCAGGATCAGACAAAGGAAAAGAAAGTTTTTATAGCACTTCTCATGGCAGTGGCAGGACGATGTCTCGAGGTGCTGCCATTAGAACTTTTTCAACAAAAAAAATATTAGAAGAAATGACAAATAAAGGAATTTTTGTAAGGTTTTCGTCGCCTCGCGGGCTCGTTGAGGAAGCACCAGGGGCTTACAAAAACATCGATAATGTGATAAATATAGTACA
- a CDS encoding DNA methyltransferase, which produces MPKQKKLWKKNKLICGDNLEELSKLPKNSVDLIYIDPPFFTHKQYEVVWGDEAEVRSYKDRWEGGVEHYIGWLKPRVQVMYEVLKKTGSFYIHCDWHANSHIRIMLDEIFGGENFQNEIIWNYGARATVRKSGFPRKHDTIFFYTKSKNYIFNSLYKPYKDPSMGRYNKIDSNGRHFALIKRRRTDGTVYYGKCYPKEGAPETDVWDISLMASTSNERVGYPTQKPEALLEKIIKASSNEGDVVADFFCGCGTTIAVAQRLGRKWIGIDISPTAIKIMERRLKKSLGTVEGINYTVVGLPTTVEEVRKLEPFEFQNWVVIDKMRANASRKKVGDMGLDGYYPESILTKSAGIQVKQSDKVGRNVVDNFETALKRAKYKKGYIVAFSFTRGAHEEVARIKNKGDLEIKLITIKELLEKKRPIV; this is translated from the coding sequence ATGCCAAAACAAAAGAAACTTTGGAAAAAAAATAAACTAATTTGTGGTGATAATTTAGAGGAATTATCTAAACTTCCTAAAAATAGCGTAGATTTAATTTATATTGATCCGCCCTTTTTTACTCATAAGCAGTATGAAGTAGTTTGGGGAGACGAAGCAGAAGTCAGAAGCTATAAAGACAGATGGGAAGGTGGAGTAGAGCATTATATAGGTTGGTTGAAACCAAGAGTTCAAGTAATGTATGAAGTTTTAAAAAAAACAGGATCTTTTTATATACATTGCGACTGGCATGCTAACTCCCATATAAGAATTATGTTAGATGAGATTTTTGGTGGAGAGAATTTCCAAAATGAGATAATTTGGAATTACGGAGCAAGAGCAACAGTAAGAAAATCAGGCTTTCCAAGAAAACATGATACTATTTTTTTCTATACTAAAAGTAAAAATTATATCTTTAATTCCCTGTATAAACCATATAAAGATCCTTCTATGGGAAGATATAATAAAATAGATTCTAATGGGCGACATTTTGCTTTAATAAAAAGAAGGAGAACTGATGGCACCGTATACTATGGTAAATGTTATCCAAAAGAAGGAGCTCCAGAAACCGATGTTTGGGATATTTCTTTAATGGCTTCTACTTCTAACGAAAGAGTAGGTTATCCTACTCAGAAACCAGAGGCACTTTTAGAAAAAATTATTAAAGCATCTTCAAATGAAGGCGATGTAGTGGCTGATTTCTTTTGTGGTTGTGGAACGACTATTGCTGTTGCTCAGAGATTAGGAAGAAAATGGATAGGCATAGATATTTCACCAACAGCGATTAAAATAATGGAAAGAAGATTAAAGAAAAGTCTAGGGACGGTAGAAGGTATAAATTATACTGTTGTGGGCTTGCCCACAACAGTAGAAGAAGTAAGAAAGTTAGAACCTTTTGAATTCCAAAATTGGGTGGTAATAGATAAAATGAGAGCCAATGCAAGCAGAAAGAAAGTAGGGGATATGGGGTTAGATGGTTATTATCCTGAAAGTATCTTAACTAAGTCAGCAGGAATACAGGTAAAACAATCTGATAAAGTGGGACGTAATGTAGTAGATAATTTTGAGACAGCGTTAAAAAGAGCAAAATATAAAAAAGGTTATATCGTTGCATTTAGCTTTACTAGGGGTGCTCACGAAGAGGTAGCACGAATAAAAAACAAAGGAGATTTAGAGATAAAATTAATTACCATAAAAGAGTTATTAGAAAAGAAAAGACCAATAGTATAG
- a CDS encoding DUF5659 domain-containing protein produces the protein MNEDKYFKTTNFYLAAFLFAKGLELVNIDKITDPKRARFVFIDSPEREIYLETFNFGKENSPEIMVDARKLITAIRAVKDKLYQDKF, from the coding sequence ATGAATGAAGATAAATATTTCAAAACAACTAACTTTTATTTAGCAGCCTTTCTTTTCGCTAAAGGATTAGAACTTGTAAATATTGATAAAATTACAGATCCGAAAAGAGCTAGGTTTGTTTTTATTGATTCTCCAGAAAGAGAAATTTATCTGGAGACTTTTAATTTTGGAAAAGAAAACTCTCCAGAAATAATGGTTGATGCCCGTAAGTTAATAACAGCAATAAGGGCAGTTAAAGACAAACTCTACCAGGATAAATTTTAA